The Candidatus Stygibacter australis DNA segment ATCGTGGGAGTGATCTTCCTTGCTGTTCTGGTTTATATTGCCCGAAAGAGCATAAGGCTGTTTCACTTAGGCTTGATTGCTGCTATGCTTTTGCTCTTTGGAGTAGGTCAGCAGGTAACAGATTATTATTTTAATCACAAATTCTATGAATTGCAGCATAATTGGCATTATATTGCCTATTCAATATTTGCCATCATCAGTTGGCGCTTTTGGAAATCAAGAGGTAAAACATCTGCTCAGATAATTTTATATACGCTGCTCTTTGCCTTTTCAGCTTCAACTTTGGATGAGATTGCTCAAGTTCCTTTATCAAACCGGGTATTTGATGTCTGTGATATCGCTAAGGATATGTATGGCTCAGTGCTGGGAAACATTTTTGTATTTTTTGTGCTTGATAACGCCAGGATCCTGAAATTCAAATTCAAGCTGACGCACCCGACAGTGAAGGGTTATCTGGAGAATCCCTTAACAATACTTTTTTATGAATATATCTTTGTTTTCATCTTTCTGGTGTTAACATCCACTTTATCAGAAATGGAATATTTTCCCCTGTCTGTCCTGATTCCTGCTGGAATATTTTTACTGCTCTGGCTATGTATTCATCTGCTCCAATTTAAAATAAGCCGCTGGATAGTAATCGGGCTTTTAGGCATATCAGTGATATCCCTGGGTATCTCTATCGCAGTTAATTTCAATAAAAATATTACTTATAACAAGTATGGTTTGACCATTTACAGAGGAATTCCTATTCCATTTT contains these protein-coding regions:
- a CDS encoding VanZ family protein, with product MKKKRNDIVFTRVNYILYVLLLIMTPFLLLQNYLQTAIGIASNLMLEVGSLSIPYTLIVGVIFLAVLVYIARKSIRLFHLGLIAAMLLLFGVGQQVTDYYFNHKFYELQHNWHYIAYSIFAIISWRFWKSRGKTSAQIILYTLLFAFSASTLDEIAQVPLSNRVFDVCDIAKDMYGSVLGNIFVFFVLDNARILKFKFKLTHPTVKGYLENPLTILFYEYIFVFIFLVLTSTLSEMEYFPLSVLIPAGIFLLLWLCIHLLQFKISRWIVIGLLGISVISLGISIAVNFNKNITYNKYGLTIYRGIPIPFFDVMIFENGSFHLVDKKHVFNKRDQMTILTKCSDILLIGSGADGKGGRGFPEMKPVQFIFNTNTGQMTQVIILRTPEACQVYNRLIKEKKNVTFILHNTC